Within the Clostridia bacterium genome, the region AAAATTTCTTGTTTTAAAACTCTTCGACCTTAAACGCAGGAAAATTTTTAAGATTTTTAATGCGAAGGACGAAGTCAGGCTGACGCCTTACGAGGACGACAAATTAAAAAGATTGGAATTTAACAAGTTTAAGGCATATTGTGTTCAAGTACTACTGCATTATGGTAAATAATTACGGGGGTGAAATTATGACAGAAAGAGTTAAAGAACTTATTGCCGAACAGTTAGGATTACAACCTGAAGACATCAGACCTGAATGTTCACTTACTGACGATCTTGGCGCAGATTCACTGGATTTGGTTGAACTTCTTATGGCTTTCTCCGATGAATTCGATATAGAAATTGATGATGACCAGGCAGAAAATATTGTTACAGTCAGTGATATTTTAGATGCATTAAGAGAAAACGAATAATACTACATATAAAAAAACCTGAGTTTTTATCTCAGGTTTTTTTATTGTAGAGAAAAACAACAAGGTTCTTAGAAAAACTCGAACTTTAAGTTCGATAGTTTTTCGTGAGGTTCTTATTGTAGAGAAGCACAACAAGGTTCTTAGAAAATCTTAAGCCTTTGGCTTTTAGATTTTCGTGAGGTCCTTATTACTTATATATAACTTTTGCAAGAAAATGTTTTTTTAAATTACTCTCTCCCTTTATAAGATATTCTTTGTCATTTTTACATAAGAATATTTCAACACTGTCATCAGGCATAATTTCCTGAATATAGTCTATCTGAAGAAGGTCTATCTCCCCTGTAAACCCACCAAGAGCATCTTTTATAAATGTTGTATAATGCTTATTGTTTACATGAGAGTTTGAATCGATATGGTTTTTATTTATAGTTACAGAGTATACTTTTTCCATTATAGAAGTTTCTCTTAATCTTGGTATTTTTTTGCCAAAATTAAGTTCCTTTGAAAACTCCATTTCGGGAAATACCCTCTCCCCTATTTTTAACTTTCGATCATCACGCGATATTGTAAGCCAGTTGGCACTGCCCATAATAAGAGTTTCGCCTAAACTATCTAAAATTAAATATTCTCTTAAAAATCCTATTCCTGACGGTTCTATGGGCCATGTTTTTAAAACTACTCTGTCTTCTGGCTTAGGGTTTTTTATAACCTTATACTTTATCTGCGAGATAACCCAGAAAAGATTTTTTTCGCTCATAGTTTTCTCCCCTACGCCGAGCAGTTCTCCGTGAGTAGCTGCGCCATTTTCAAAAATATCAAGCACTTTAAAGGGCAAAAGATTTCCATAAAGGTCAAAATCTTTTTCTTCTAATAAAAATTCTTTAATGTAATACATTTTATCCTCTTATTTCTGCAATATCTAAAATTAAACGCTCAGTTTTTTCCCAGCCCAGACAAGGGTCGGTAATAGATTTTCCGTAGATACCCTCGCCTATTTTCTGAGCACCGTCTTCTATATAACTTTCAATCATAAACCCTTTTATAAGTTTATTTATCTTCTTACTTTCTTTGCAAAAAGTAAGCACATCTTTTGCTATTCTTATCTGCTCAAGATATTTTTTCCCTGAATTGGAATGGTTGGTATCTATTATTACTGCCGGGTTTTTAAGACCGGATTTTTCATATACTTTGCTTAAATATGACAAGTCGGAAAAAGTATAGTTAGGTACCGGCTCTTTGTTTTTATTAACATATCCTCTAAGAATCGCGTGGGCGTATGGGTTTCCATCAGTATTTACTTCATAGCCCCTGTAAATAAATGTATGTTTATGCTGAGCAAAATTAACAGAATTCATCATAACCGTTAAATCTCCGTTGGTTGGGTTTTTCATACCCACAGGAATATCAAGTCCGCTTGAGGTTAAACGGTGCTGTTGATTTTCTACTGAACGCGCCCCCACTGCAACATAGCATAAAAGGTCGTTTAAATAACTGTCATTCTCAGGATATAACATTTCGTCTGCACAAGAAAAGCCTGTTTGGCTTAATACTCTTAAATGCAGTTGTCTTGTTGCTATTAACCCTTTATACATATCAGGCTTTTCAACAGGATCGGGTTGATGAAGCATACCCATATAACCGTCGGCTGTTGTACGGGGTTTATTTGAATAAAGTCTTGGTATTATAAAAATATTATCCCTTACTTTTTCCTGAACTTTTCTAAGCCTTAAAATATAGTCGATAACACTGTCTTCATTATCGGCAGAGCAAGGGCCTATGATAAGAATAAGTTTATCTGACTTACCCAAAAAGATATTTTTTAATTCTTCCCCTCTTTTTTCAACTGTTTTTTTAAGTTCTTCCGATAAGGGATAAAGTGTTTTAACCTCATCAGGAGAAGGTAGTTTTCTTACAATATTTATACCCACTTAAATAAAACCTCTTTCACTTGTTATTTCGTATATAATAAAAAATGTATTGTTGAGCAAACCCTGAATAACTGCCAAAATTTAACCTGCTGTAATTGGGAATTTCCTTTTCTTTTACATTATAAAGCCCTTCCATAGCCTTTTTTATCCAGGTGTCTACCGGAAATGCCTCAAACTTGTTTAAGGAAAATAAAAGTACACAGTCGGCAACCTTATCCCCCACTCCGCTTATGGTCTTTAAAATTTTTTTGGCTTCAGTATATGGCATATTAAAAAGTTTATCTTCATCAATCTCTTTAGAGTTGACCTTTTTAATTGCGTCTATTATATATTTATCACGATAGCCGATTTTTAAAGGAGCAAGGTCTGAAACTGTAAGGTTTAAGAGCATATCAGGTGTTGGAAAAGTGTAATATTTCTTACCATTTAATTCCTCTTCTTTGCCAAAAAGAGTGCAAAACATTTCCACCGTTTTTTTAATTTTGGGTATACTGTTTTGCTGTGAGATAATAAAAGAAATAAGGCACTCAAAAAAGTCCTGCTTTAAAATTCTTATACCTCTGCCAAAATCAATGGCTTTTTTAATTATCTCATCCTGACTAAGTTCGTTTTTTATTTTAGTATAGTCCCTTTCTAAATCTAAAAAGTCAACCCACTTTTCTAAAAACTCGCTTTTTTTAAGATTAGTGATAACTATATCTTTATCTTCTTTATAAAGTTCCACTGCTCTCCCAAATGCAACGCCTTCAAAATGGTCTTTTTCTATCATATTAAAACGAAAACTCTGGCCGCAGTCAAAGGTGTGGCTTAAGGAAAAATCATTAACATTTTTTATGACTACTCTGTCATCTAAAAAAACATATTCCACCTTACACATCCTCCAGTTTTTTTGACGGTTTTTCAAATTCCCCGTTTAAAAATTGACTCGCCCTAAGAACTGTATCGCCAGGTGCTATGCAAGGTTTACCTGCGTTTTTATAATCAAAACTTTCTATAAAGGTTTTTATATCTGATTCGTATTTTTCAAATTTCTTCATCTGCACAGAATGTAGAATTTCGCCGATTTTTAAAAAATCTTTTTTAGATAATTTTTTCACACACGAATCTATAATCTTTTCATAATGAGGCATACAGAAACCGTCGCAGTTTTTAACTTTTTCTAAAAATTCTTTATCCTTTAGCATATCGACAAAGGTATCGACATATCGTAAAAAATGACGGTTGATTTTACTGCATATTGCACACTCTGAGTTTAGTTCTTTAAGTTCTTTAGCATATTCTTCTCTTTTATCATCACTTTTTTTAAATAAAGGTTTTTTATCCTTCATTTTAAAGTCAAATTTTAAAGTGTCTTTAACTTTTTCAAAATGAGATTCGATAACCAAAGAAAGAGCCAATGCTTTCGGAAGAGCGTTCACTTTATGCATATGACGCTCACAAAAACCTTTTTCATTGGTAACTGCACGGTAATCAGGCTCCATCATTGCAGGGCCTAAAGCATATTTTACTTCTTCTTCCTCAAGCCTTTTAAAAAGAGAGCAAAAAGGACAAAAGCACTCCTTAATAAACACTTCATTAACAGGAATTGTATATATCGTTTCTTTCATTAAAACCACCTTAAATTACGCATAATTACTAAGTATATTATACTTTAGAAGAAAGAAAAAAACAATATTAAATTGAAGTTTTGTAACTTTTGGTATATAATTAGTGCGAGGGGATGAAATGTATGAGTTTTAAAAGAGTATATATAGAAATAACAAATGTGTGCAATCTTAACTGCAGTTTTTGCTCACCAAGCACAAAACCTAAAAGGCATATGTCAATACCTGAAATTGAGCATATTTTAAAAGACTTAAGTTTTAAAGATGCTCATATCTACCCTCACATTAAAGGCGAACCTCTTATGCATCCCAAGTTCAAGGAATTTATAGGGCTTATAGATAAGTATAATTATAATTTAAATATTACGACAAATGGTGTATTTATCAGAAAATACAAAGATTTGCTCTTAAAATATGCAAGACAGGTAAATATATCTGTTCACGCTCTTTTAGACGGGCAGATAAAGGATAAAGAAACCTACATAAAAGATATTATAGATTTCGGGCTTTGTGCAAAACAAAAAGGTACGCCGAACGTAAGTTACAGATTATGGCTTGAAGAAAAAGACAAGGCATTTAGCGACGAAAGTTATGAAATTTTAAAGATTCTTGGCAATGCTTTTAATACGGAAATTACAAGAAACATTGAAAAAGGAAGAAATGCAGTTAAACTTGCAGATAATATTTATATAAGCCTTATGAATAAGTTTACATGGCCGACACTTTCGAAAGATAATGAGAGGAAATTCGGCAACTGCTTA harbors:
- the acpP gene encoding acyl carrier protein; this translates as MTERVKELIAEQLGLQPEDIRPECSLTDDLGADSLDLVELLMAFSDEFDIEIDDDQAENIVTVSDILDALRENE
- a CDS encoding 3-deoxy-7-phosphoheptulonate synthase, with the protein product MGINIVRKLPSPDEVKTLYPLSEELKKTVEKRGEELKNIFLGKSDKLILIIGPCSADNEDSVIDYILRLRKVQEKVRDNIFIIPRLYSNKPRTTADGYMGMLHQPDPVEKPDMYKGLIATRQLHLRVLSQTGFSCADEMLYPENDSYLNDLLCYVAVGARSVENQQHRLTSSGLDIPVGMKNPTNGDLTVMMNSVNFAQHKHTFIYRGYEVNTDGNPYAHAILRGYVNKNKEPVPNYTFSDLSYLSKVYEKSGLKNPAVIIDTNHSNSGKKYLEQIRIAKDVLTFCKESKKINKLIKGFMIESYIEDGAQKIGEGIYGKSITDPCLGWEKTERLILDIAEIRG
- a CDS encoding DNA-3-methyladenine glycosylase 2 family protein, with translation MEYVFLDDRVVIKNVNDFSLSHTFDCGQSFRFNMIEKDHFEGVAFGRAVELYKEDKDIVITNLKKSEFLEKWVDFLDLERDYTKIKNELSQDEIIKKAIDFGRGIRILKQDFFECLISFIISQQNSIPKIKKTVEMFCTLFGKEEELNGKKYYTFPTPDMLLNLTVSDLAPLKIGYRDKYIIDAIKKVNSKEIDEDKLFNMPYTEAKKILKTISGVGDKVADCVLLFSLNKFEAFPVDTWIKKAMEGLYNVKEKEIPNYSRLNFGSYSGFAQQYIFYYIRNNK
- a CDS encoding radical SAM protein is translated as MSFKRVYIEITNVCNLNCSFCSPSTKPKRHMSIPEIEHILKDLSFKDAHIYPHIKGEPLMHPKFKEFIGLIDKYNYNLNITTNGVFIRKYKDLLLKYARQVNISVHALLDGQIKDKETYIKDIIDFGLCAKQKGTPNVSYRLWLEEKDKAFSDESYEILKILGNAFNTEITRNIEKGRNAVKLADNIYISLMNKFTWPTLSKDNERKFGNCLGGKDMIGILSDGTVVPCCLDSLGIINLGNIFTDNISDILKSERFINLVDGFSGKTISENLCKKCTFYDTRKK